The Methyloferula stellata AR4 genome includes a window with the following:
- a CDS encoding Ppx/GppA family phosphatase codes for MDFGSRPAHGHYRSSHGPGDGATYAALDLGTNNCRLLVAKPEPRDSDRGAFRIVDSFSRIVRLGEGLSHTGRLGDAAIERTLGALEICRDKMNARCVTRARLIATEACRAAQNGGEFLEKVRDATGLALEVVDRETEAHLAAAGCAALADQAAEGVVLFDIGGGSSEIVWLTRGVANGRATQQPAGVLQQDRVRFWVSLKLGVVTLAEKYGGTQVSNATFEAMVDHVAEQLAPFVAKAQSEQRCGRFHLLGTSGTVTTIAGVYLGLARYDRRKVDGLWMVSEDVDQAITQLRHMSYEQRAANGCIGPERADLVLAGCAILEAIRRAFPAERLRIADRGLREGILMQLMSADHVWSAQDA; via the coding sequence ATGGACTTCGGATCGCGTCCGGCTCACGGCCATTACCGGTCGTCGCACGGGCCAGGCGATGGCGCCACTTACGCGGCGCTCGATCTCGGCACCAATAATTGCCGGCTTTTGGTCGCAAAGCCGGAGCCGCGCGACAGCGATCGCGGCGCGTTCCGCATCGTCGACTCCTTCTCCCGCATCGTCCGGCTGGGTGAAGGCCTGTCGCATACCGGGCGGCTTGGCGATGCCGCCATCGAGCGGACCTTGGGCGCGCTTGAAATCTGCCGCGACAAGATGAACGCTCGATGCGTGACGCGGGCGCGGCTGATTGCGACGGAAGCCTGCCGCGCGGCGCAAAACGGCGGCGAATTTCTGGAGAAAGTGCGCGATGCGACAGGACTCGCGCTCGAGGTCGTCGATCGCGAAACCGAGGCCCATCTTGCTGCCGCCGGTTGCGCGGCTCTCGCGGATCAGGCGGCGGAAGGCGTCGTCTTGTTCGATATCGGCGGCGGATCGTCGGAAATCGTCTGGCTGACGCGCGGCGTGGCCAATGGCCGGGCGACGCAACAGCCGGCCGGCGTTTTGCAGCAGGATCGCGTCCGCTTCTGGGTGTCGTTGAAGCTAGGCGTCGTGACGCTGGCCGAGAAATATGGCGGCACGCAAGTTTCGAATGCGACCTTCGAGGCCATGGTCGATCATGTGGCCGAGCAGCTCGCACCCTTCGTCGCCAAGGCGCAATCCGAGCAGCGATGCGGGCGTTTTCATCTTTTGGGCACCTCGGGAACCGTTACGACGATTGCCGGCGTCTATCTCGGCCTTGCCCGCTACGACCGGCGCAAGGTCGATGGGCTCTGGATGGTGAGCGAGGATGTCGATCAGGCGATCACGCAGTTGCGCCACATGTCCTATGAACAGCGCGCCGCCAATGGCTGTATCGGACCCGAGCGCGCCGATCTCGTGCTCGCGGGTTGCGCCATTTTGGAAGCGATCCGCCGCGCCTTTCCGGCCGAGCGGTTGCGGATCGCCGATCGCGGCCTGCGCGAAGGGATTTTAATGCAGCTGATGAGCGCCGACCATGTCTGGTCGGCGCAAGACGCATGA
- a CDS encoding RlmE family RNA methyltransferase, with product MSPVKSSGREGGRSLKTHVKTAKKRTLSSTLWLQRQLNDPYVARAKLEGYRSRAAFKLIEIDERYHVLHPGQKIVDLGAAPGGWSQVAAQKTGSRDGRGRVIGIDLLDIAPLPGVEFRKMDFLDPAAPAHLKEWLGGKADVVLSDMAANATGHRKTDHLRIVGLIELAADFACEILAPGGSFLAKVFQGGTEGMVLARLKRDFTTVRHVKPKASRAGSAELYVLASGFRGAGSA from the coding sequence ATGAGCCCAGTCAAATCGTCGGGTCGTGAAGGCGGGCGCTCGCTCAAGACCCATGTGAAGACTGCGAAGAAGCGTACGCTGTCGTCGACGTTGTGGCTCCAACGCCAGCTCAATGATCCCTATGTCGCGCGCGCAAAACTCGAAGGGTATCGCTCGCGCGCGGCGTTCAAACTGATCGAAATCGACGAGCGCTATCATGTCCTGCATCCGGGCCAGAAGATCGTCGATCTTGGCGCGGCTCCAGGCGGCTGGTCGCAGGTCGCGGCGCAAAAGACCGGCAGCCGCGACGGCCGTGGCCGGGTGATCGGCATTGATCTGCTCGATATTGCGCCTTTGCCCGGTGTCGAATTCAGAAAGATGGATTTTCTCGATCCTGCCGCTCCCGCGCATCTCAAGGAATGGCTTGGCGGCAAAGCCGATGTCGTCTTGTCCGACATGGCCGCCAATGCGACCGGCCATCGCAAGACGGATCATTTGCGCATCGTCGGCCTCATCGAACTCGCGGCGGATTTTGCCTGCGAGATTTTGGCGCCGGGCGGAAGTTTTCTTGCCAAGGTCTTTCAGGGCGGCACGGAGGGCATGGTGCTCGCACGCTTGAAGCGCGATTTTACAACCGTGCGGCATGTGAAGCCCAAGGCAAGCCGTGCCGGGTCGGCCGAGCTTTACGTCTTGGCGAGCGGCTTTCGCGGTGCCGGATCGGCTTGA